In one window of Amblyomma americanum isolate KBUSLIRL-KWMA chromosome 9, ASM5285725v1, whole genome shotgun sequence DNA:
- the LOC144104318 gene encoding TNF receptor-associated factor 6-like gives MVVQRLGVKDVTGTFGEELVLFLTPVPENLLCSECTSLAEEMRSDSKGHVFCNPCLRKLDKGGCFRCRRDGATELIHKMTPCNDNYRRALEFEVKCPKENSGCQFRGKLRELKDHLPSCKPRKLKVCTQCFNVLGDESLAAHVKGSCPKRVIRCKYGRKDIEAWKISVHHEQCDSRPAICEYCKMAVESYIKLQNEHLAACPAIPMACCFKELGCRFQGTKALHAEHMKSENHMELLAKALIELKNPHQQNKILSAEVKDLKRRLNALQESQAAALKKQQESDARIRSLEAENAALRQPLCNLLDEIAGL, from the exons ATGGTAGTCCAGCGTCTTGGAGTGAAAGATGTCACTGGTACATTCGGTGAGGAGCTGGTGCTATTCTTGACACCGGTTCCAGAAAATTTGTTGTGCTCTGAGTGCACTAGTTTAGCGGAAGAGATGAGAAGCGACTCCAAAGGGCACGTGTTTTGCAACCCATGCCTCAGAAAGTTGGACAAAGGCGGCTGCTTTCGATGCAGGCGAGACGGAGCAACGGAGCTGATTCACAAG ATGACGCCCTGCAACGACAACTATAGGAGGGCTTTGGAATTTGAAGTAAAGTGTCCGAAGGAAAATTCTGGCTGCCAGTTTCGTGGAAAACTACGGGAGCTCAAA GACCACCTGCCGTCCTGCAAACCACGCAAACTGAAAGTGTGTACCCAGTGCTTTAACGTGCTCGGGGACGAAAGTTTGGCCGCGCATGTGAAAGGTTCCTGTCCGAAAAGAGTCATCAGATGCAAGTATGGCCGCAAGGACATAGAAGCCTGGAAAATAAGC GTCCACCATGAGCAATGTGATAGCAGGCCCGCAATCTGTGAGTACTGCAAGATGGCTGTCGAGTCTTACATCAAG CTCCAGAATGAACACCTTGCTGCGTGTCCCGCAATACCGATGGCTTGTTGTTTCAAGGAACTCGGCTGCAGATTTCAG GGCACAAAGGCCCTGCATGCGGAGCACATGAAAAGCGAGAATCATATGGAGCTTTTGGCTAAAGCTTTGATAGAACTAAAG AATCCACATCAACAGAACAAGATTTTGTCTGCGGAAGTTAAAGATCTTAAGAGACGTCTGAATGCTTTGCAG GAATCTCAAGCAGCAGCTTTGAAGAAGCAGCAAGAATCGGATGCAAGGATCAGGTCCCTAGAAGCTGAGAATGCCGCCCTTCGGCAGCCGCTTTGCAATCTTCTGGATGAAATAGCCGGACTGTAG
- the LOC144104317 gene encoding TNF receptor-associated factor 4-like isoform X2, with protein sequence MSRRSAMMVQRLRVKDGARTFGEDLVPFVTQVPETYLCSQCTSIAEDMRSDSHGHAFCDACLRELDKGGHFRCRRDGATESISKMTTCSGNYEEVLEFEVQCPKEKSGCSFSGKLRQLQDHLPSCKPRIAKVCPRCFSKIENLPAHIKDSCPKRLISCEYCHEEKEAWTIDHHLEECDSRPATCDFCKETVQSYLKLWNDHIPVCPAKPRPCCYKEFGCTFMGTELVLEEHIEGNSHTELLLKTILGLKEHQGAALRTQQDLDTRIAHLEKQNGILVETVGNLLDEIARLK encoded by the exons GTGCCATGATGGTCCAGCGTCTGCGAGTAAAAGATGGCGCTCGCACTTTCGGAGAGGACCTGGTACCCTTCGTGACACAAGTGCCCGAGACCTACCTGTGCTCCCAGTGCACAAGCATCGCGGAAGACATGAGAAGCGACTCCCACGGGCACGCGTTCTGCGATGCGTGCTTAAGAGAGCTGGACAAAGGAGGCCATTTTCGATGCAGGAGAGACGGAGCCACCGAGTCGATCAGCAAG ATGACCACTTGCAGCGGGAACTATGAAGAGGTATTGGAATTTGAAGTACAATGCCCCAAGGAAAAATCCGGGTGCAGCTTTAGTGGGAAACTACGACAACTGCAA GACCATCTGCCTTCCTGCAAACCAAGAATTGCAAAAGTATGTCCACGCTGCTTTAGCAAGATTGAGAATTTGCCGGCACATATAAAGGACTCTTGTCCGAAAAGACTCATCAGTTGCGAGTATTGCCACGAAGAAAAAGAAGCCTGGACAATAGAT CACCACCTCGAAGAATGCGACAGCAGGCCAGCAACTTGTGACTTCTGCAAGGAGACAGTCCAGTCTTACCTAAAG CTCTGGAATGATCATATCCCTGTGTGTCCGGCAAAGCCAAGGCCTTGCTGCTACAAGGAATTCGGCTGCACATTCATG GGCACAGAATTAGTTTTGGAGGAGCACATAGAAGGCAACAGTCACACGGAGCTCCTGCTGAAAACGATACTCGGACTAAAG GAACATCAAGGAGCAGCTCTAAGGACGCAGCAAGACTTGGATACAAGGATTGCGCACCTGGAAAAGCAGAATGGCATCCTTGTTGAGACAGTTGGCAATCTACTCGATGAAATAGCCAGACTGAAGTAA
- the LOC144104317 gene encoding TNF receptor-associated factor 2-like isoform X4 — MINNSTSCSVTELMRNRPLSGAMMVQRLRVKDGARTFGEDLVPFVTQVPETYLCSQCTSIAEDMRSDSHGHAFCDACLRELDKGGHFRCRRDGATESISKDHLPSCKPRIAKVCPRCFSKIENLPAHIKDSCPKRLISCEYCHEEKEAWTIDHHLEECDSRPATCDFCKETVQSYLKLWNDHIPVCPAKPRPCCYKEFGCTFMGTELVLEEHIEGNSHTELLLKTILGLKEHQGAALRTQQDLDTRIAHLEKQNGILVETVGNLLDEIARLK; from the exons GTGCCATGATGGTCCAGCGTCTGCGAGTAAAAGATGGCGCTCGCACTTTCGGAGAGGACCTGGTACCCTTCGTGACACAAGTGCCCGAGACCTACCTGTGCTCCCAGTGCACAAGCATCGCGGAAGACATGAGAAGCGACTCCCACGGGCACGCGTTCTGCGATGCGTGCTTAAGAGAGCTGGACAAAGGAGGCCATTTTCGATGCAGGAGAGACGGAGCCACCGAGTCGATCAGCAAG GACCATCTGCCTTCCTGCAAACCAAGAATTGCAAAAGTATGTCCACGCTGCTTTAGCAAGATTGAGAATTTGCCGGCACATATAAAGGACTCTTGTCCGAAAAGACTCATCAGTTGCGAGTATTGCCACGAAGAAAAAGAAGCCTGGACAATAGAT CACCACCTCGAAGAATGCGACAGCAGGCCAGCAACTTGTGACTTCTGCAAGGAGACAGTCCAGTCTTACCTAAAG CTCTGGAATGATCATATCCCTGTGTGTCCGGCAAAGCCAAGGCCTTGCTGCTACAAGGAATTCGGCTGCACATTCATG GGCACAGAATTAGTTTTGGAGGAGCACATAGAAGGCAACAGTCACACGGAGCTCCTGCTGAAAACGATACTCGGACTAAAG GAACATCAAGGAGCAGCTCTAAGGACGCAGCAAGACTTGGATACAAGGATTGCGCACCTGGAAAAGCAGAATGGCATCCTTGTTGAGACAGTTGGCAATCTACTCGATGAAATAGCCAGACTGAAGTAA
- the LOC144104317 gene encoding TNF receptor-associated factor 4-like isoform X1: MINNSTSCSVTELMRNRPLSGAMMVQRLRVKDGARTFGEDLVPFVTQVPETYLCSQCTSIAEDMRSDSHGHAFCDACLRELDKGGHFRCRRDGATESISKMTTCSGNYEEVLEFEVQCPKEKSGCSFSGKLRQLQDHLPSCKPRIAKVCPRCFSKIENLPAHIKDSCPKRLISCEYCHEEKEAWTIDHHLEECDSRPATCDFCKETVQSYLKLWNDHIPVCPAKPRPCCYKEFGCTFMGTELVLEEHIEGNSHTELLLKTILGLKEHQGAALRTQQDLDTRIAHLEKQNGILVETVGNLLDEIARLK; this comes from the exons GTGCCATGATGGTCCAGCGTCTGCGAGTAAAAGATGGCGCTCGCACTTTCGGAGAGGACCTGGTACCCTTCGTGACACAAGTGCCCGAGACCTACCTGTGCTCCCAGTGCACAAGCATCGCGGAAGACATGAGAAGCGACTCCCACGGGCACGCGTTCTGCGATGCGTGCTTAAGAGAGCTGGACAAAGGAGGCCATTTTCGATGCAGGAGAGACGGAGCCACCGAGTCGATCAGCAAG ATGACCACTTGCAGCGGGAACTATGAAGAGGTATTGGAATTTGAAGTACAATGCCCCAAGGAAAAATCCGGGTGCAGCTTTAGTGGGAAACTACGACAACTGCAA GACCATCTGCCTTCCTGCAAACCAAGAATTGCAAAAGTATGTCCACGCTGCTTTAGCAAGATTGAGAATTTGCCGGCACATATAAAGGACTCTTGTCCGAAAAGACTCATCAGTTGCGAGTATTGCCACGAAGAAAAAGAAGCCTGGACAATAGAT CACCACCTCGAAGAATGCGACAGCAGGCCAGCAACTTGTGACTTCTGCAAGGAGACAGTCCAGTCTTACCTAAAG CTCTGGAATGATCATATCCCTGTGTGTCCGGCAAAGCCAAGGCCTTGCTGCTACAAGGAATTCGGCTGCACATTCATG GGCACAGAATTAGTTTTGGAGGAGCACATAGAAGGCAACAGTCACACGGAGCTCCTGCTGAAAACGATACTCGGACTAAAG GAACATCAAGGAGCAGCTCTAAGGACGCAGCAAGACTTGGATACAAGGATTGCGCACCTGGAAAAGCAGAATGGCATCCTTGTTGAGACAGTTGGCAATCTACTCGATGAAATAGCCAGACTGAAGTAA
- the LOC144104317 gene encoding TNF receptor-associated factor 4-like isoform X3: protein MMVQRLRVKDGARTFGEDLVPFVTQVPETYLCSQCTSIAEDMRSDSHGHAFCDACLRELDKGGHFRCRRDGATESISKMTTCSGNYEEVLEFEVQCPKEKSGCSFSGKLRQLQDHLPSCKPRIAKVCPRCFSKIENLPAHIKDSCPKRLISCEYCHEEKEAWTIDHHLEECDSRPATCDFCKETVQSYLKLWNDHIPVCPAKPRPCCYKEFGCTFMGTELVLEEHIEGNSHTELLLKTILGLKEHQGAALRTQQDLDTRIAHLEKQNGILVETVGNLLDEIARLK, encoded by the exons ATGATGGTCCAGCGTCTGCGAGTAAAAGATGGCGCTCGCACTTTCGGAGAGGACCTGGTACCCTTCGTGACACAAGTGCCCGAGACCTACCTGTGCTCCCAGTGCACAAGCATCGCGGAAGACATGAGAAGCGACTCCCACGGGCACGCGTTCTGCGATGCGTGCTTAAGAGAGCTGGACAAAGGAGGCCATTTTCGATGCAGGAGAGACGGAGCCACCGAGTCGATCAGCAAG ATGACCACTTGCAGCGGGAACTATGAAGAGGTATTGGAATTTGAAGTACAATGCCCCAAGGAAAAATCCGGGTGCAGCTTTAGTGGGAAACTACGACAACTGCAA GACCATCTGCCTTCCTGCAAACCAAGAATTGCAAAAGTATGTCCACGCTGCTTTAGCAAGATTGAGAATTTGCCGGCACATATAAAGGACTCTTGTCCGAAAAGACTCATCAGTTGCGAGTATTGCCACGAAGAAAAAGAAGCCTGGACAATAGAT CACCACCTCGAAGAATGCGACAGCAGGCCAGCAACTTGTGACTTCTGCAAGGAGACAGTCCAGTCTTACCTAAAG CTCTGGAATGATCATATCCCTGTGTGTCCGGCAAAGCCAAGGCCTTGCTGCTACAAGGAATTCGGCTGCACATTCATG GGCACAGAATTAGTTTTGGAGGAGCACATAGAAGGCAACAGTCACACGGAGCTCCTGCTGAAAACGATACTCGGACTAAAG GAACATCAAGGAGCAGCTCTAAGGACGCAGCAAGACTTGGATACAAGGATTGCGCACCTGGAAAAGCAGAATGGCATCCTTGTTGAGACAGTTGGCAATCTACTCGATGAAATAGCCAGACTGAAGTAA